Below is a genomic region from Ancylomarina subtilis.
TATCAAAACCTGTTTATCTTCAGCAATTCCAATCCCTGTATCCCTAACAAAAAAAGTGATCTCCTTTTCATTCGATTTATAAAATCCAAACTCAATAGAGCCCTGTTCAGTAAATTTCACCGCATTTTTAAAGAGATTCAGCATCACCTCAACAATCTTACGCTTATCGGAGCTTATCCAATACTTTAGTAGGTGTTTATCAGGAGTAAAATCTAAATTTACCTGTGTGCTTTTGCCCGAATTATTTAATATCGTTTGCAGACTTGACATTAAATTGTGATAAAGGTTCTCAATCTTAAACGGTCGATTCATGATGCCAACTTCACCTTGTTCTGCCTGAGCCAACATAAAGATGTTTTCAATAATTTCAAGAAGATTATAACCACTCTGGTTAATCATTTTGGCGAAGTCCTTCAGTTCATTATCATGGGTCGATTCGTGTATGATATCGCTAAAACCGAGTATATGGTTCAAAGGGGTGCGAAATTCATGATTCATCGTAGTCAGAAATACCGATTTCAGATGATCACTTTCTTCTGCCTTTAATTTTGACGAAATTAAGTCCTTCAAAAGCGTATCCCTGACGGAAATATCCCTTAGGGCAGTTACCCGAACAGACTTGCCTTTATAATGCATCATCTTGCCCTGTATCTCAGCAGGAAAGGTCGATCCATCCTTTCTTAAGGCAGTCACTTCATAGGGTTCTTCACATCCGGAAATCATCTTATCCATAACCAATTGCCGATCTTCATCCACAATCCACTCAGTGCCCATTCGTCCAAGTGCATCCTCTAATTTGTAGCCAAACATTTTCTCAGCAGCAGAATTTTGCTCAATACAAACGCCCTTCTCCGAAATAAATATGGCTTCAAAAGCCGCTTCAGACAAGCCTCTATATCGCTCTTCGCTTGTCTTCAAAGCCTCTTTAACACGAATTTGTTCGGTAATATCACTAAAAAATGAACAAACCTGATAAGGGATCTTTTCTCCGTCCCTGAATTCAGGAATCGAATTAACATTAATCCAATAGTGTTTATCTTCAATAGAATTATAAATCCCCATAGTGATGTCGTGTACCGGCTTTCCTGTTTTAAGAGCAACTAAGACCGGGTATTCATCCTCACAAAAATCACTTCCGTCTTCTTTTATTGGTTTCCATCTGGATTTAAGCGACTTGAACTCCTTCATATTTTCCGTTGTCATGCCCATAATTTTCTCTGCAATTGAATTCGCAGACAAAATATACCCGTCACTCGAACGATACACCACCCCCAAAGGAATGATATCAATTAATCGTCTGTAGTCTATATTTATGAGTTTTGACACGTTCATATCTATTGTTATTTAACCAGATAAGGGTCAAGCTTTGTGAATGTTTCATTGCCTACTCATGCAAGCTGACATCCATCTATTCGATAAAAATCTACTGACAAATATTAGCTATGAATAGAAAAATGATAAACGAATCAGATTCAAACACAACATAAATTTAACACATATATCATTCAACACCATCATAATACACTGACATATTTTCATTTATAAAAAAAGAGATTCCAAAAAGCAGACAACACCGAAGGGCTCATGAGCACATTTTGAAAATTTGTTTCGCGAATAAAAGAATCAAGTCAGTCTGATCCTGGTTTGCTCATTGTTGATAGTATAGAATCACGCCTCACGGCAGGCTGACAGCTTACGCTCAAATCATCTAATCCCCATAACAGGTCATATTATTCCTGACCACCATGCCTCTTTGCCGTATCTATCCAGAGTTCAGCAAGCTCTTTGGGATTTGCACCCAAGCCACGAGCCAAATGTAATGCAACGCCCATGATTAATACAGAAGCTTCGTGGACTTCCTGAATTGTTTGCAAGGCTCCAAATTGTTCTTGTGCTTTTAATAGAATCAAGTCATTATGCTTTGCAACAAATGCAAGCGGATCATCATCCGAGATATCTGGTATCATCAAACAATCGACCCACTCAGGTCCTATCCTCTCTGCCAATACTTCCGGGGGTTCATTCCCCATCTTTCTCCACAGGGCCAATGTTTTCCTATCTCCCGATTCTGCCAAACCCGTATCAAGAAATAATTCAAAGGCTATATCTGCTATATTTTGCATCAGTTCCAAATAGCCATCCTGAGCCTTTTCGAACTTATCGGTCAGCTGCCCTTTAAGGTATTCATCGACACGAAACTGAGCTAATTCCAATACTCCCGAGCATGCTTCCAAACAAGGAAATTCGTCTCCCTGGTACATATATTGAACGTCATCGCTTTGTACCTGCCTACCCAGTGGATACAAGCGACAAGCGAGTGGACGCCCCCCATGAACACTACATCCAAAATTATCGACATATTGAGCACAAGCCCGTTGATTATTGAAACCTGTTTTGCCATCGAAGCGCAAACGAATTCCTCCAAAATCGCTATAACGATCGCGGAATTCCCTTGCCGTAATTTTCTTCTCGTTGGCAAG
It encodes:
- a CDS encoding PAS domain-containing sensor histidine kinase; protein product: MNVSKLINIDYRRLIDIIPLGVVYRSSDGYILSANSIAEKIMGMTTENMKEFKSLKSRWKPIKEDGSDFCEDEYPVLVALKTGKPVHDITMGIYNSIEDKHYWINVNSIPEFRDGEKIPYQVCSFFSDITEQIRVKEALKTSEERYRGLSEAAFEAIFISEKGVCIEQNSAAEKMFGYKLEDALGRMGTEWIVDEDRQLVMDKMISGCEEPYEVTALRKDGSTFPAEIQGKMMHYKGKSVRVTALRDISVRDTLLKDLISSKLKAEESDHLKSVFLTTMNHEFRTPLNHILGFSDIIHESTHDNELKDFAKMINQSGYNLLEIIENIFMLAQAEQGEVGIMNRPFKIENLYHNLMSSLQTILNNSGKSTQVNLDFTPDKHLLKYWISSDKRKIVEVMLNLFKNAVKFTEQGSIEFGFYKSNEKEITFFVRDTGIGIAEDKQVLIFDFFRQVDDAYTRKYSGVGVGLAISKKIAEAMNGRISVQSDLGKGALFEFCFPVEFSSSNSRN
- a CDS encoding YkgJ family cysteine cluster protein: MQTHTLNLQDILPLSCSRTGYCCFGKIIYINPWELLSLANEKKITAREFRDRYSDFGGIRLRFDGKTGFNNQRACAQYVDNFGCSVHGGRPLACRLYPLGRQVQSDDVQYMYQGDEFPCLEACSGVLELAQFRVDEYLKGQLTDKFEKAQDGYLELMQNIADIAFELFLDTGLAESGDRKTLALWRKMGNEPPEVLAERIGPEWVDCLMIPDISDDDPLAFVAKHNDLILLKAQEQFGALQTIQEVHEASVLIMGVALHLARGLGANPKELAELWIDTAKRHGGQE